From Acidovorax sp. FHTAMBA, one genomic window encodes:
- a CDS encoding GNAT family N-acetyltransferase — protein sequence MTPRPLTVDDLPGLLDVQRACYGDEYVESAEVFTRRLASPAQCSLVLEDGGRVCAYLAAYDSRLGKVTPLHGDFEAVPQADTLYLHDMAVLPRLAGRGLARALLDPLWQQATARGLRQSALVSVQGSQGFWERHGYAAQPLHDAAQSQRLAAYGAGAVYMVRGLNFP from the coding sequence ATGACGCCCCGCCCCCTCACCGTGGACGACCTGCCCGGTCTGCTGGACGTGCAGCGCGCCTGCTACGGAGACGAATACGTCGAAAGCGCCGAGGTGTTCACGCGCCGCCTCGCCAGCCCGGCGCAGTGCTCGCTGGTGCTGGAAGACGGCGGGCGCGTCTGCGCCTACCTCGCGGCCTACGACTCGCGGCTCGGCAAGGTCACGCCGCTGCACGGCGACTTCGAGGCCGTGCCGCAGGCCGACACGCTGTATCTGCACGACATGGCCGTGCTGCCCCGGCTGGCCGGGCGCGGGCTGGCGCGCGCACTGCTGGATCCGTTGTGGCAGCAGGCGACGGCACGCGGCCTGCGCCAGTCGGCGCTGGTGTCGGTGCAGGGCTCGCAGGGCTTCTGGGAGCGCCATGGGTATGCGGCGCAGCCGCTGCACGACGCCGCGCAGAGCCAGCGGCTGGCCGCCTACGGCGCGGGGGCTGTGTACATGGTGCGGGGGCTCAACTTCCCTTGA
- a CDS encoding DUF533 domain-containing protein yields the protein MRAATVTLGFQRWGMARIIAMACDACGTGEPGALARVSGCGQQCACPPLPKESHPMNPESQRALLTLALFAAFADGHKADSEREAIRNLADSLADDQGGHPLASLYQDVLLKRVTVPGAVAALREPEHRQLAYEMAVCVCDADGSQSAAEQQFLAYLRRQLGLEQNAGLRDFEAQADAVAAQTESAPPSWRTGAATAAAATTAPAPAQDAELDKTILNAAILNGALELLPQSWASMAIIPLQIRLVYRIGQAHGVELDQGHIKEFIAAAGIGMTSQYIEQFGRKLLGGLIGKALGRTMGKVGGAATGMAFSFATTYALGQLAKRYYAGGRVMDAALLRSTYQSLLGPAQNLQTQYLPQIQQRASTLDAGQIMALVKGS from the coding sequence ATGAGGGCGGCCACGGTGACGTTGGGTTTCCAGCGGTGGGGCATGGCGCGCATTATCGCCATGGCCTGTGACGCTTGCGGTACCGGGGAACCTGGCGCGCTGGCGCGGGTCAGTGGGTGTGGTCAACAATGTGCCTGTCCCCCTTTGCCCAAGGAATCTCACCCCATGAACCCCGAATCCCAGCGCGCCCTGCTCACCCTGGCCCTGTTTGCCGCTTTTGCCGATGGCCACAAGGCCGACAGCGAGCGCGAGGCCATCCGCAACCTGGCCGATTCGCTCGCCGACGACCAGGGCGGGCACCCCCTGGCCAGCCTGTACCAGGACGTGCTGCTCAAGCGCGTGACGGTGCCGGGCGCGGTGGCGGCGCTGCGCGAGCCTGAACACCGCCAGCTGGCTTATGAGATGGCCGTGTGCGTGTGCGACGCCGACGGCAGCCAGAGCGCGGCAGAACAGCAGTTTCTGGCCTACCTGCGCCGCCAGCTGGGCCTGGAGCAGAACGCCGGCCTGCGCGACTTCGAGGCCCAGGCCGACGCCGTGGCTGCGCAGACGGAAAGCGCGCCCCCGTCCTGGCGCACGGGTGCGGCAACCGCTGCTGCTGCCACCACAGCCCCGGCGCCCGCGCAGGACGCCGAACTGGACAAGACCATCCTGAACGCCGCCATCCTGAACGGTGCGCTCGAACTGCTGCCGCAGTCGTGGGCCTCGATGGCCATCATTCCGCTGCAGATCCGGCTGGTCTACCGCATCGGCCAGGCCCACGGCGTGGAGCTGGACCAGGGCCACATCAAGGAATTCATCGCCGCTGCCGGCATCGGCATGACTTCGCAGTACATCGAGCAGTTTGGCCGCAAGCTGCTCGGCGGCCTGATCGGCAAGGCGCTGGGCCGAACCATGGGCAAGGTGGGCGGCGCGGCCACGGGCATGGCCTTCTCGTTCGCCACCACGTACGCACTGGGGCAACTGGCCAAGCGCTACTACGCCGGCGGCCGCGTGATGGACGCCGCCCTGCTGCGCTCGACCTACCAGAGCCTGCTGGGCCCTGCGCAAAACCTGCAGACGCAGTATCTGCCGCAAATCCAGCAGCGCGCCAGCACGCTGGATGCCGGACAGATCATGGCGCTGGTCAAGGGAAGTTGA
- a CDS encoding NUDIX hydrolase, which produces MPHRWKPNVTVAALIERDGRFLLVEEETTDGLKLNNPAGHLDPGESPIQACAREVLEETAHDFEPTALIGVYLNRFTKTRTGDDITYLRFAFAGTLGTHHDWRSLDAGIVRALWLTPDEIRACPERHRSPLLLRCLEDHLAGQRFPLHLVHTDVSVTSPAD; this is translated from the coding sequence ATGCCCCACCGCTGGAAACCCAACGTCACCGTGGCCGCCCTCATCGAGCGCGATGGCCGCTTTCTGCTGGTCGAGGAAGAAACCACCGACGGCCTCAAGCTCAACAACCCGGCCGGCCACCTGGACCCTGGCGAGTCGCCCATCCAGGCCTGCGCCCGCGAGGTGCTGGAAGAAACCGCGCACGACTTCGAACCCACGGCGCTGATCGGTGTGTACCTCAACCGCTTTACCAAGACGCGCACCGGCGACGACATCACCTACCTGCGGTTTGCCTTTGCAGGCACGCTGGGCACGCACCATGACTGGCGCAGCCTGGACGCGGGCATCGTGCGCGCCCTGTGGCTCACGCCCGACGAAATCCGCGCCTGCCCCGAACGCCACCGCAGCCCCTTGCTGCTGCGCTGCCTGGAGGATCATCTGGCGGGGCAGCGGTTTCCGCTGCATCTGGTGCACACGGATGTGAGCGTCACCAGCCCGGCCGACTGA
- a CDS encoding M20 family peptidase encodes MRFQETTPMLKKTLWGLLALFVLLVAAVGINTVRKGSRQLQVEPLAPVAVDATAVAARLAEAVRLQTLSSRDDAQLSADQFKALHALLQARFPRVHAALQREVVGDLSLLYTWKGADPQARPIMLMAHQDVVPVAPGTEGDWEVPPFAGEVKDGFIWGRGSWDDKGNLLSQMEAVEMLLASGYQPPRTIYLAYGADEEVGGARGAQQIAALLQQRGVRLDFVLDEGLLVLEGLMPGIAKPTALIGVAEKGYMSVVLKVSATPGHSSMPPPKGTSAIAMMSAALARLEDKQLPAGIRGVAFEMFDTLAPEMSGFARVALSNLWLFGPVVQKQLEGAGSTNAMLRTTTALTIVNAGNKENVLPGRAEATVNFRILPGDTKEGVLAHVHSHVADAAPGGKFELVALPGAVDASKVAPTDSAQYRVLNQTIREVFPDALVAPGLMVAGTDSIHYGAISDHIFKFSPIRANSEDLKRFHGTNERLSVANYQDAIRFYHRLIPQVAVLPAQ; translated from the coding sequence ATGCGCTTCCAGGAGACAACCCCCATGCTCAAGAAAACCCTGTGGGGCCTGCTGGCCCTGTTCGTGCTGCTGGTGGCGGCAGTCGGCATCAACACCGTCCGCAAAGGCTCGCGCCAGTTGCAGGTGGAGCCCCTCGCCCCGGTGGCCGTGGATGCGACGGCTGTGGCCGCGCGCCTGGCCGAGGCGGTGCGCCTGCAGACCCTTTCCTCGCGCGACGACGCGCAGCTCAGTGCCGACCAGTTCAAGGCGCTGCACGCTTTGCTGCAGGCGCGCTTTCCGCGCGTGCATGCCGCACTGCAGCGTGAGGTGGTGGGCGACCTGAGTCTGCTCTACACCTGGAAGGGCGCCGACCCGCAGGCCCGGCCCATCATGCTGATGGCGCACCAGGACGTGGTGCCCGTGGCGCCCGGCACCGAGGGCGACTGGGAGGTGCCGCCGTTTGCCGGTGAGGTCAAAGACGGCTTCATCTGGGGCCGTGGCTCGTGGGACGACAAGGGCAACCTGCTTTCGCAAATGGAGGCCGTCGAGATGCTGCTGGCCAGCGGCTACCAGCCGCCGCGCACCATTTACCTGGCCTACGGCGCTGACGAGGAGGTGGGTGGTGCGCGCGGTGCCCAGCAGATTGCCGCGCTGCTGCAACAGCGCGGCGTGCGTCTCGACTTTGTGCTTGACGAGGGGCTGCTGGTGCTTGAAGGCCTGATGCCCGGCATTGCCAAGCCCACGGCGCTCATCGGCGTGGCCGAGAAGGGCTACATGTCGGTGGTGCTCAAGGTGTCGGCCACGCCGGGGCATTCGTCCATGCCGCCGCCCAAGGGCACCAGCGCCATTGCCATGATGAGCGCGGCGCTCGCGCGCCTGGAGGACAAACAGTTGCCGGCCGGCATCCGGGGCGTGGCGTTTGAAATGTTCGACACCCTGGCGCCCGAGATGAGTGGCTTTGCGCGCGTGGCGCTGTCCAACCTGTGGCTGTTTGGCCCCGTGGTGCAAAAGCAGTTGGAAGGCGCGGGCAGCACCAACGCCATGCTGCGCACCACCACGGCGCTGACCATCGTCAACGCGGGCAACAAAGAGAACGTGCTGCCCGGCCGCGCCGAGGCCACGGTGAACTTCCGCATCCTGCCGGGCGACACCAAAGAGGGCGTGCTGGCGCATGTGCACAGCCATGTGGCCGATGCGGCGCCGGGCGGCAAATTCGAACTGGTGGCGCTGCCCGGGGCGGTGGATGCGTCCAAGGTGGCGCCCACCGATTCGGCGCAATACCGGGTGTTGAACCAGACCATCCGCGAGGTGTTTCCCGACGCGCTGGTGGCCCCGGGGCTGATGGTGGCGGGCACGGACTCCATCCACTACGGCGCCATCAGCGACCACATCTTCAAGTTTTCGCCCATCCGCGCGAACAGCGAAGACCTCAAGCGCTTTCACGGCACCAACGAGCGGCTGAGCGTGGCGAACTACCAGGACGCCATCCGCTTCTACCACCGGCTCATTCCGCAGGTGGCGGTGCTGCCGGCGCAGTGA
- a CDS encoding DEAD/DEAH box helicase: protein MALPDGLYDLLLTEGLARSLAELDPSRANVSAIKGGAADLLIDAITRQLATLLGDMSGDDADKVKAQLELVNGLLVMLRQRLSGVDGSTGSGPSADVIDLIASPLRVLRAVQRDQQFPASPEIGLAVPWLFTAGKGSPSLLQEIRRELASSDQVDILVSFITVSGVRKLQDVLQQITAMGAQPTGQTPRKTRLRILTTTYTGATEARALDELARLPGCEVRVSLDGRRTRLHAKAWLFQRKSGFGSAYVGSANLSGAALTGGLEWTVKLTQRAQEALFARAVAHFETLWADSEFQRYDPGNVEHRQALAAALGRESFGGEPSTTSSFFDLQPKTYQQEMLEQLATERAHGRSRNLLVAATGTGKTVVAAFDYRNTCRRQGGRPRLLFVAHREEILRQALRTYREVLRAPDFGELLTGSHQPERWDHLFATIDSLTSRNLVATVGADHWHTVVVDECHRLAADRFDTLAKAVRPSVLLGLTATPERSDGQPIAQYFDARPDGSPAVELRLWHALDLQLLAPFEYYACDDATDFSEVPWDRPGEREAVDNLVTGNDVRARLVINEWRRLASDARQSRAIVFCVSVAHAEFMTDWLNRAGLPAACVVGATASEERRRAPQRLLSGELCALVTVDLYNEGIDLPMVDTLLLLRPTQSPVLFQQQIGRGLRLAPGKESCLVLDFVGQHRTEFRFDRLLSSLTGLSRRELTDGVENGFGSLPPGCHIHLQRQTREQVLQGLRALISQNWRRLKTELQTYAALRGRSTVQLADFVHDQALELEDVYRAGTGQGRSGWTALKRDAGLMVAEPGPEEDYFSRRFGDLLHVDDPRRLDVMAAVGTRHKDSQVPTAEEALGVQMLAYQIDGRHEQAGGHEAFMARVAQHPAIAAELVELSALLQARSTLGAHPIPSLEDTPLCLHAAYGAREILTAVGWLTASRRVPFQAGTLSLISRKTELLFVTLDKSEGYHDRIAYHDYAISAERFHWQSQNSAGPDTPGGRRYLESATNGWQFQLFVRPRKGEAYRACGPVTLESAEGDRPMSIVWRLDTPLPARLFREFSVLRGV from the coding sequence ATGGCATTGCCCGATGGTTTGTACGACCTGCTATTGACCGAGGGCCTGGCCCGATCGCTCGCTGAGCTGGACCCGTCCCGGGCCAATGTGTCGGCGATAAAGGGCGGAGCGGCCGATCTCCTGATCGACGCTATCACGCGCCAGCTCGCGACCCTCCTTGGCGACATGTCCGGCGACGATGCAGACAAAGTCAAAGCGCAACTGGAACTGGTCAACGGGCTGCTGGTGATGCTGCGCCAACGGCTCTCCGGTGTCGATGGTTCGACGGGTTCTGGTCCATCCGCGGATGTCATTGACCTGATTGCCTCTCCGTTGCGGGTCCTGCGCGCGGTCCAGCGTGACCAGCAGTTCCCGGCGTCGCCGGAGATAGGTCTGGCGGTTCCCTGGCTCTTTACCGCCGGAAAAGGCTCGCCTTCGCTGCTGCAGGAAATCCGCCGTGAGCTGGCATCCAGCGACCAGGTAGATATTCTGGTCAGCTTCATCACCGTCTCCGGCGTGCGCAAGTTGCAGGACGTATTGCAGCAGATCACGGCCATGGGCGCGCAACCAACAGGGCAGACGCCACGCAAGACCCGCCTGCGCATCCTCACCACCACCTACACCGGCGCGACCGAGGCGCGTGCGCTGGACGAGCTGGCGCGCCTGCCTGGGTGCGAAGTGCGCGTGTCGCTCGATGGCCGGCGCACCCGTCTGCATGCCAAGGCCTGGCTGTTCCAGCGCAAGAGCGGCTTCGGTTCGGCGTATGTGGGCAGTGCCAACCTCTCGGGTGCGGCGCTGACCGGCGGCCTGGAGTGGACCGTCAAACTGACCCAGCGTGCGCAAGAGGCACTGTTTGCCCGGGCCGTGGCCCATTTCGAGACGCTATGGGCGGACAGCGAGTTTCAGCGCTACGACCCGGGCAACGTTGAACACCGGCAAGCCCTGGCGGCAGCGCTGGGCCGCGAGTCGTTTGGCGGCGAACCCTCGACCACCAGCAGCTTTTTTGACCTCCAGCCCAAGACGTATCAGCAGGAGATGCTGGAGCAGCTGGCCACCGAGCGTGCCCATGGCCGTAGCCGCAACCTCTTGGTGGCAGCCACGGGTACCGGCAAGACGGTGGTCGCGGCGTTCGACTACCGCAACACCTGCCGCAGGCAAGGCGGGCGCCCGCGCCTTCTGTTTGTTGCCCATCGCGAGGAAATCCTGCGCCAGGCCCTGCGCACCTACCGTGAAGTGTTGCGCGCCCCTGATTTCGGTGAGCTGCTCACCGGGAGCCACCAACCCGAGCGCTGGGATCACCTGTTTGCCACCATCGACAGCCTGACCAGCCGCAATCTTGTGGCCACCGTGGGTGCCGATCACTGGCACACGGTGGTGGTGGACGAATGCCACCGCTTGGCTGCTGACCGGTTTGATACTTTAGCCAAAGCAGTTCGCCCCAGCGTGTTGCTTGGGCTGACAGCCACGCCTGAGCGCAGCGACGGCCAACCCATCGCGCAGTATTTCGATGCACGGCCAGACGGCAGCCCGGCGGTCGAGCTGCGGTTGTGGCATGCGCTGGACCTGCAACTGTTGGCGCCGTTTGAGTACTACGCCTGCGACGATGCCACCGACTTCTCGGAAGTGCCTTGGGACCGGCCGGGGGAACGGGAGGCGGTGGACAACCTGGTCACGGGCAACGACGTGCGCGCCCGACTCGTCATCAATGAATGGCGCCGCTTGGCGTCTGACGCAAGGCAGTCGCGGGCCATCGTTTTCTGTGTGTCGGTGGCCCACGCCGAATTCATGACCGATTGGCTCAATCGCGCGGGGCTTCCTGCCGCTTGTGTGGTCGGTGCAACGGCCAGCGAAGAGCGGCGCCGAGCGCCGCAGCGTCTGCTGAGCGGCGAGTTGTGTGCGCTGGTGACTGTGGATCTCTACAACGAAGGCATCGACCTGCCGATGGTAGACACTCTGTTGTTGCTGCGGCCCACGCAAAGCCCGGTGCTGTTTCAGCAGCAGATTGGCCGCGGCCTGCGTCTGGCGCCCGGCAAGGAAAGCTGTCTGGTGCTCGATTTTGTGGGTCAGCACCGCACGGAGTTTCGGTTTGACCGTCTGTTGTCCAGTCTGACCGGCTTGTCTCGCCGCGAGCTGACGGACGGTGTGGAGAACGGCTTCGGCAGTTTGCCGCCCGGCTGTCATATTCATCTGCAGCGCCAGACGCGCGAGCAGGTGCTGCAAGGATTGCGGGCCTTGATATCGCAGAACTGGCGTCGTCTGAAGACCGAGCTGCAGACCTACGCCGCGCTGCGTGGCCGCTCGACCGTGCAGTTGGCCGATTTTGTGCACGACCAGGCACTGGAGCTGGAAGACGTCTACCGCGCTGGTACCGGTCAAGGCCGTAGTGGTTGGACGGCACTGAAGCGCGATGCAGGCCTGATGGTGGCAGAGCCAGGTCCGGAGGAGGATTACTTCAGCCGCCGCTTTGGCGACCTGCTGCATGTGGACGATCCACGTCGGCTCGATGTGATGGCCGCAGTCGGCACGCGTCACAAAGATTCGCAGGTGCCCACGGCAGAGGAAGCATTGGGCGTGCAAATGCTGGCCTACCAGATAGATGGGCGCCATGAGCAGGCCGGCGGGCACGAGGCCTTCATGGCGCGCGTGGCGCAGCACCCCGCCATTGCGGCCGAGCTGGTGGAGTTGTCTGCGTTACTGCAAGCCCGCAGCACCTTGGGCGCGCATCCGATTCCCAGTCTCGAAGATACGCCCTTGTGCCTGCACGCTGCGTATGGTGCGCGTGAAATCCTCACCGCAGTGGGCTGGCTGACAGCGTCGCGCCGCGTACCCTTCCAGGCGGGCACCTTGTCATTGATCAGCCGCAAAACCGAGCTGTTGTTCGTCACACTCGACAAGAGCGAGGGCTACCACGACCGCATCGCGTACCACGACTATGCGATCAGCGCGGAGCGATTCCATTGGCAAAGCCAGAACAGCGCTGGCCCGGATACGCCAGGTGGCCGGCGATACCTCGAAAGCGCGACCAATGGCTGGCAGTTCCAACTCTTCGTGCGGCCGCGCAAAGGCGAGGCTTACCGTGCCTGTGGCCCTGTCACGCTGGAGTCGGCAGAGGGTGACCGACCGATGAGCATCGTCTGGCGGCTTGACACGCCGCTGCCGGCGCGGCTGTTCAGAGAGTTCAGTGTGCTGCGCGGGGTGTAG
- the mnmA gene encoding tRNA 2-thiouridine(34) synthase MnmA, producing MKKQRVVVGLSGGVDSAVTAHLLKQQGHEVVGIFMKNWEDDDDSEYCSSNVDFVDAAAVADVIGIEIEHVNFAAEYKDRVFAEFLREYQAGRTPNPDVLCNAEIKFKAFLDHAMRLGSEKIATGHYARVRQNAATGLFELLKGLDASKDQSYFLHRLNQAQLAKTLFPVGELHKTEVRRIAEEIGLPNAKKKDSTGICFIGERPFREFLNRYISHAPGPIQDDRGRKLGRHVGLSFYTLGQRQGLGIGGVKEKGAQRGAGDHAPWFVARKDLEKNTLRVVQGHDHPWLLSHQLDAQDASWCSGQAPLPGAYAAKTRYRQQDAACTVVSADGGGFRLDFPQAQWAVTPGQSAVLYDGEVCLGGGVIVDATQ from the coding sequence ATGAAAAAGCAACGCGTTGTCGTGGGCCTCTCGGGCGGGGTGGATTCCGCCGTCACCGCCCACCTATTGAAGCAACAGGGCCACGAGGTGGTCGGCATCTTCATGAAGAACTGGGAAGACGATGACGACAGCGAATACTGCTCGTCGAACGTCGATTTCGTGGACGCCGCCGCCGTGGCCGATGTGATCGGCATCGAGATCGAGCACGTCAACTTTGCCGCCGAGTACAAGGACCGCGTGTTTGCCGAGTTCCTGCGCGAGTACCAGGCCGGGCGCACGCCCAACCCCGATGTGCTGTGCAATGCCGAGATCAAGTTCAAGGCCTTTCTGGACCACGCCATGCGCCTGGGCTCCGAGAAGATTGCCACGGGCCACTATGCCCGTGTGCGGCAGAACGCGGCCACGGGCCTGTTCGAACTGCTCAAGGGGCTCGACGCCTCGAAAGACCAGAGCTACTTCTTGCACCGCCTGAACCAGGCGCAGCTGGCCAAAACGCTGTTCCCCGTGGGGGAGCTGCACAAGACCGAGGTGCGCCGCATTGCCGAGGAGATCGGCCTGCCCAACGCGAAGAAGAAGGATTCGACCGGCATCTGCTTCATTGGCGAGCGGCCGTTTCGCGAATTCCTCAACCGCTACATCAGCCACGCGCCCGGCCCCATTCAGGATGACCGGGGGCGCAAGCTGGGCCGGCATGTGGGCCTGAGTTTCTACACGCTGGGCCAGCGCCAGGGCCTGGGCATCGGGGGTGTGAAAGAGAAGGGCGCGCAGCGCGGTGCTGGCGACCATGCGCCCTGGTTTGTGGCCCGCAAGGATCTGGAGAAAAACACCCTTCGTGTGGTGCAGGGGCATGACCACCCCTGGCTGCTGTCCCACCAGCTGGATGCTCAGGACGCGAGCTGGTGCTCTGGTCAGGCGCCGCTGCCGGGCGCGTACGCAGCCAAGACCCGCTACCGCCAGCAGGATGCCGCCTGCACCGTGGTCAGCGCCGATGGCGGGGGTTTTCGTTTGGATTTTCCGCAGGCGCAGTGGGCGGTCACCCCCGGTCAGAGCGCGGTGCTGTATGACGGCGAGGTGTGCCTGGGCGGGGGGGTCATCGTGGATGCCACGCAATGA
- a CDS encoding lipase family protein, with translation MFAEPRLVPQSPLCEALEVGAPLVAYAKGTDVQKLRTLANPQDSETFLLAAMYAAQGYAVVATDYLGFAKSGYSYHPYLHADSEATTVIDSVRAARNAAGAVGANLSGKVMFTGYSQGGHSSMAAHRAAERDYGTEFNVVAGAHLAGPYNLSGSLRIPDAIAGVQFFVPYLVTAWQKVYGNVYTDVKQVFKAPYSGYVENLLPSPTLNYTTLVTSGTLPGGTPNQARDALFQPEFIQGSQTSTTHPLYLAAKKNDLLGWNPKARVLLCGGAGDPTVPPAVHQQVMKADFDSRGLTNVTSVDVDAAIQATFGPGGQAPTDPTSAAFATYYGAYHGTYEPPFCHAQARALFDAVK, from the coding sequence CTGTTCGCGGAACCCCGCCTGGTCCCGCAAAGCCCCCTGTGCGAGGCGCTGGAGGTTGGGGCGCCCCTGGTGGCCTATGCCAAGGGCACCGACGTGCAAAAGCTGCGCACCCTGGCCAACCCCCAGGACAGCGAGACCTTTCTCCTCGCTGCCATGTATGCGGCCCAAGGCTATGCGGTGGTAGCCACCGACTACCTGGGATTTGCCAAATCGGGCTACAGCTACCACCCCTATCTGCACGCTGATTCGGAAGCCACAACCGTCATCGACTCGGTGCGTGCGGCCCGCAACGCCGCAGGAGCGGTGGGCGCCAATCTTTCCGGCAAGGTCATGTTCACGGGCTACTCGCAAGGCGGGCACTCGTCCATGGCGGCCCACCGTGCCGCCGAGCGCGACTACGGCACCGAATTCAACGTGGTTGCGGGCGCTCACCTCGCGGGCCCCTACAACCTGTCGGGTTCCCTGCGCATTCCCGACGCCATTGCCGGGGTGCAGTTCTTCGTACCCTACCTGGTAACAGCCTGGCAGAAGGTCTATGGCAACGTCTACACCGACGTCAAGCAGGTTTTCAAGGCCCCGTATTCGGGCTATGTCGAAAACCTGCTGCCCAGCCCCACGCTGAACTACACCACCCTGGTCACGTCCGGCACTTTGCCCGGCGGGACTCCCAACCAGGCCCGTGACGCACTGTTCCAGCCCGAGTTCATCCAGGGCTCACAGACCAGCACCACCCACCCCCTGTATCTGGCCGCCAAGAAGAACGACCTTCTGGGCTGGAACCCCAAGGCGCGCGTGTTGCTGTGCGGCGGTGCTGGTGATCCCACCGTTCCGCCGGCGGTGCACCAGCAGGTGATGAAGGCCGACTTCGACAGCCGCGGCCTCACCAATGTGACGTCGGTGGATGTCGATGCCGCCATCCAGGCCACCTTCGGGCCGGGTGGCCAGGCCCCGACCGACCCGACATCGGCAGCGTTTGCAACCTACTATGGCGCCTACCACGGTACCTACGAGCCTCCGTTCTGCCATGCACAGGCCCGCGCACTGTTCGATGCGGTGAAATAA
- a CDS encoding adenylate/guanylate cyclase domain-containing protein — translation MRDQAGFREQLEQLAPSLNYDALFASALQGRPAVLGYYFTSDRDGRAKGSLPAPALPAERLRGLPLRATSWGGYGSNIEELARAVPVAGFFNSITDDDGVVRSLPLLAEYQGKYYESLALAMFRALLELPDIYPDYVNAHPQGAHDTLRSIVLRQHGRELALPVDDKLATLIPFRGPGDVDGGSFRYVSASDVLDGRLPASSLQGKLLLVGSTTPGLLDLRVTPVGRTYPGVEAHANMLSAFLDGKSIVRPDYAVGFDAAQLFCTGVLLAIALPLLSATWAVLLSVAVVAMLAGVNLWLYFAQGLALPLATVTVMAIAAFALNMVYGYFVESRAKRELAALFGTYVPPELVDEMVKQPENYSMQAASRELTVMFCDMRGFTALSEQMDPLQLQALLNDVFSRLTHIIRSHQGTIDKYMGDCVMAFWGAPVPMQEHAQRAVQAALDMERAVEQFNASNRERGLPEIGIGIGLNTGTMCVGDMGSDIRRSYTVIGDAVNLASRLEGLSKHYGVRTVVSESTKVQAPRFAWQELDRVRVKGKAQAVAIYSPVALQDSLTPQKTREIAIWQRCLDAYRAQDWAECSKLLTDLCQTAVPTVLYDLYTARVKGLEGQVRDPNWDGSTTFDTK, via the coding sequence TTGCGGGACCAGGCGGGGTTCCGCGAACAGCTGGAGCAACTGGCCCCCTCACTGAACTATGACGCCCTCTTTGCCAGCGCCCTTCAAGGGCGGCCTGCAGTTTTGGGCTATTACTTCACCAGTGACCGGGACGGAAGAGCCAAAGGATCTTTACCAGCGCCCGCCTTGCCCGCTGAGAGACTTCGCGGCCTGCCCTTACGTGCAACATCCTGGGGCGGCTACGGAAGCAATATCGAAGAACTGGCGCGTGCAGTTCCAGTGGCAGGTTTCTTCAACTCCATCACCGATGACGACGGGGTTGTCCGATCACTTCCCTTGCTCGCGGAGTATCAGGGCAAGTACTACGAGTCGCTGGCCTTGGCGATGTTTCGTGCCCTGCTGGAGCTGCCCGACATCTACCCTGACTACGTGAATGCCCACCCCCAGGGCGCGCACGATACGCTGCGCAGCATTGTGCTGCGCCAGCATGGCCGGGAGCTTGCGCTCCCGGTGGACGACAAGCTTGCAACGCTGATCCCCTTTCGCGGGCCCGGCGATGTGGATGGGGGGTCATTCCGGTATGTCTCCGCATCCGACGTTCTGGATGGAAGGCTGCCTGCCAGCAGTCTTCAGGGAAAGCTGTTGCTCGTCGGCTCGACCACTCCGGGCTTGCTCGATCTGCGTGTAACACCCGTTGGCAGAACCTACCCGGGCGTGGAAGCGCATGCCAACATGCTTTCTGCGTTTCTCGATGGCAAGAGCATCGTCCGCCCGGACTATGCAGTGGGCTTTGACGCCGCCCAACTGTTTTGCACGGGCGTCCTTTTGGCCATTGCCTTGCCCCTGCTTTCCGCCACGTGGGCAGTGCTGCTCAGTGTGGCGGTAGTTGCCATGCTTGCGGGCGTCAATCTGTGGCTCTATTTCGCACAGGGCCTGGCGCTGCCACTGGCAACGGTGACGGTGATGGCGATCGCTGCCTTCGCACTGAACATGGTTTACGGCTATTTTGTAGAGAGCCGGGCCAAGCGCGAACTGGCTGCGCTGTTTGGAACCTACGTACCCCCCGAGCTGGTGGACGAGATGGTCAAGCAGCCGGAAAACTACAGCATGCAGGCGGCCAGCCGCGAACTCACGGTGATGTTCTGCGACATGCGGGGTTTTACCGCACTGTCCGAGCAAATGGACCCCTTGCAACTGCAGGCCCTGCTCAACGACGTTTTCAGCCGGCTCACCCACATCATCCGCAGCCATCAGGGAACCATTGACAAGTACATGGGCGATTGCGTGATGGCGTTCTGGGGCGCCCCGGTGCCCATGCAGGAGCACGCCCAGCGTGCAGTGCAGGCGGCGCTGGACATGGAGCGCGCGGTCGAGCAGTTCAACGCCTCCAACCGCGAACGCGGGCTCCCTGAAATCGGCATCGGTATCGGGCTCAACACCGGCACTATGTGCGTGGGCGACATGGGCTCGGACATTCGTCGCAGCTACACGGTGATCGGTGACGCCGTCAACCTGGCTTCGCGCCTGGAAGGCCTGTCCAAACACTATGGCGTACGCACGGTGGTGAGTGAATCCACAAAGGTCCAGGCGCCCCGGTTCGCCTGGCAGGAACTCGACCGTGTGCGCGTCAAAGGTAAGGCCCAGGCGGTCGCCATTTATTCGCCGGTCGCGCTGCAGGATTCGCTAACCCCCCAAAAAACCCGGGAAATCGCCATCTGGCAGCGGTGTCTTGACGCCTACCGTGCTCAAGACTGGGCAGAATGCAGCAAGCTGCTGACGGACTTGTGCCAGACCGCTGTGCCCACCGTCCTCTACGACCTGTACACCGCCAGGGTCAAAGGCCTGGAGGGACAAGTCCGCGACCCCAATTGGGATGGCTCCACCACTTTTGACACCAAGTAG